One Pyrococcus furiosus DSM 3638 genomic region harbors:
- a CDS encoding UDP-N-acetyl-D-mannosamine dehydrogenase, translated as MKIAVIGLGYIGLPTAIMFAEAGYEVIGFDVKKDVVDRINSGKAHIVEPGIEEKLNKVVKEERLKATTKVEKLRGANAFIICVQTPLEGNKPNLIYLENAIRSVAEVIDRGALVIIESTVPPGTTIKMAKLLESLTGFREGVDFYMAHAPERVMPGRIFYELVYNSRVIGGVSEKATELAVKLYKSFVKGEIYATDATTAEMIKLMENTYRDVNIALANEFALLAHQYGVNIFEAIRIANTHPRVNIHFPGIGVGGHCLPKDPYLLLSNAKKEFGLIRLARKINESMPKFVATLLFEALEEGGVEEREAVVTVLGLAYKGGTDDIRNSPALTFVKLIRDRVLEVRTYDPYVGGTHKSLEDAIVEADAVVIATDHPEFKELNWEEIGRLMRHKILIDGRGIVSNPPKGFIFKGVGRGDV; from the coding sequence ATGAAAATCGCGGTTATAGGATTAGGTTACATAGGGCTTCCCACTGCAATAATGTTTGCTGAAGCGGGATATGAAGTGATTGGGTTTGATGTAAAGAAGGATGTTGTTGATAGAATAAATTCGGGTAAAGCTCACATAGTTGAGCCTGGTATTGAAGAAAAGCTGAATAAAGTCGTTAAGGAAGAAAGGCTCAAGGCAACTACAAAGGTTGAAAAACTTAGAGGAGCAAATGCATTCATTATATGTGTCCAAACCCCATTAGAGGGAAATAAGCCAAATTTAATTTACTTGGAGAACGCAATAAGATCTGTTGCGGAAGTAATTGATAGGGGGGCTCTAGTAATTATAGAAAGCACTGTGCCCCCTGGGACTACAATAAAAATGGCTAAGCTTCTTGAAAGTTTGACTGGGTTTAGAGAAGGTGTGGACTTTTACATGGCCCATGCCCCAGAGAGGGTAATGCCAGGTAGAATATTCTATGAGCTGGTTTACAATTCTAGGGTGATAGGAGGAGTTAGTGAAAAAGCTACTGAACTAGCCGTGAAGTTGTATAAATCCTTTGTGAAAGGGGAGATATATGCTACAGATGCAACTACAGCCGAAATGATAAAGCTCATGGAGAACACTTACAGAGATGTAAATATCGCCCTTGCAAACGAGTTTGCACTTCTTGCTCATCAATATGGTGTAAACATCTTTGAGGCAATAAGAATTGCAAATACTCATCCAAGAGTAAATATTCACTTCCCAGGGATAGGGGTTGGAGGTCACTGCTTGCCGAAGGATCCCTACCTATTGTTGTCCAACGCTAAAAAAGAATTTGGGCTAATAAGGTTGGCTAGGAAAATAAATGAAAGCATGCCAAAGTTTGTAGCAACTCTGCTTTTTGAAGCCCTAGAAGAAGGGGGAGTTGAGGAGAGGGAGGCAGTTGTGACAGTCCTAGGTCTAGCTTATAAAGGAGGAACAGATGACATAAGGAACTCTCCCGCATTGACCTTTGTGAAGCTTATAAGGGATAGAGTCCTTGAAGTTAGAACATATGATCCATACGTGGGAGGAACGCATAAGAGCTTAGAAGATGCAATTGTGGAGGCCGATGCAGTAGTTATAGCTACAGACCACCCAGAATTCAAGGAGTTAAATTGGGAAGAAATAGGGAGGTTAATGAGACACAAAATATTGATCGATGGAAGGGGAATAGTTAGCAATCCTCCAAAAGGCTTCATATTTAAGGGAGTGGGGAGAGGGGACGTATGA
- the wecB gene encoding non-hydrolyzing UDP-N-acetylglucosamine 2-epimerase, with amino-acid sequence MRPAIIFGTRPEIIKLSPVIRGFLEKNVEPLLIHTGQHYDYEMSKIFLEELELPEIDYHLEVGSGTQAEQTGIAMIKIEKVLMEEKPDVSIVQGDTNTVLAGALASVKLLIPVAHVEAGLRSFDRTMPEEINRILADHASEVLFAPTEEAKKNLEKEGIVENVYVVGNTIVDAVLQNSEIAERKSKILKELGLKEKEYILVTAHRKENVDYREKLEKLVDILTSLPLTVVYPMHPRTKKRLEEFGLINKLNKENIIITKPLGYLDFLKLEKNAKIIMTDSGGIQEEAIILGVPCLTLRYNTERPETVKAGGNILVGLEKERVLYYVTKLLEDEEFYEKMASAKNPFGDGNAGKRIVEILLELKAKGKLKVRSSNFLNSLE; translated from the coding sequence ATGAGGCCAGCTATAATTTTTGGTACGAGACCTGAGATAATAAAACTCTCTCCCGTAATAAGGGGTTTTTTAGAGAAGAACGTTGAGCCACTGCTAATTCACACAGGTCAACATTATGATTACGAGATGAGCAAAATATTTCTTGAAGAGCTAGAATTGCCAGAGATAGATTATCACCTAGAAGTGGGTTCTGGTACTCAGGCCGAGCAAACAGGAATTGCAATGATTAAAATAGAAAAAGTTTTGATGGAAGAGAAGCCTGATGTCTCAATAGTCCAGGGTGATACAAACACTGTGCTGGCAGGAGCTTTGGCGAGCGTGAAGCTGTTAATTCCTGTTGCTCACGTAGAAGCTGGATTGAGGAGTTTTGATAGGACTATGCCAGAGGAAATTAACAGGATATTGGCTGATCATGCAAGTGAAGTTCTATTTGCTCCAACAGAGGAAGCCAAGAAAAATCTTGAGAAAGAGGGAATAGTTGAGAATGTGTACGTTGTGGGAAATACAATAGTCGATGCCGTTCTTCAGAATTCTGAAATTGCAGAAAGAAAAAGCAAAATTCTCAAAGAATTGGGGCTTAAAGAGAAAGAATACATATTGGTGACTGCACATAGAAAAGAGAACGTTGATTACAGGGAAAAGCTTGAAAAATTAGTTGATATTTTAACTTCTCTTCCGCTTACAGTTGTTTATCCAATGCATCCCAGGACTAAAAAGAGGCTTGAAGAATTTGGGTTGATCAACAAGCTCAACAAGGAGAACATAATAATAACTAAACCCCTGGGATATCTAGATTTTTTGAAGCTCGAGAAAAATGCAAAGATAATAATGACGGACTCGGGAGGAATTCAGGAGGAGGCCATAATACTAGGTGTCCCCTGCCTGACACTAAGATACAACACAGAGAGGCCTGAGACAGTTAAAGCTGGAGGAAATATTTTAGTTGGATTAGAAAAAGAGAGGGTCCTTTACTATGTAACAAAGCTTCTTGAAGATGAGGAATTCTATGAAAAGATGGCCTCAGCAAAGAATCCTTTTGGAGACGGAAATGCTGGAAAGAGAATAGTGGAGATTTTGTTGGAATTAAAGGCTAAAGGAAAGTTAAAAGTTAGATCCTCCAACTTTCTAAACTCCCTCGAATAA
- a CDS encoding DUF356 domain-containing protein, with protein MLNTIVLIRTDNFDKALTALADLVRYGGMKIRGTPRIIPPALSDWAFEQIVGEKPKKKVKAHVVAQIDLPASKAIGRIRDIHPPAHIIVIPVGSPVHKELLRLWGTFKELKGFHPPKEIKRLENIENEEDLE; from the coding sequence ATGCTGAACACGATAGTGCTAATTAGAACGGACAATTTTGACAAGGCATTAACAGCATTAGCTGACCTTGTTAGGTATGGAGGAATGAAAATAAGAGGAACTCCAAGGATAATACCCCCAGCTTTATCCGATTGGGCATTTGAGCAGATAGTAGGTGAAAAGCCCAAGAAAAAGGTCAAAGCTCACGTTGTTGCTCAAATTGATTTGCCTGCATCAAAGGCAATAGGAAGAATAAGGGATATTCATCCCCCAGCCCACATAATTGTGATTCCAGTCGGAAGTCCCGTCCACAAGGAGCTCCTTAGACTGTGGGGAACATTTAAAGAGCTAAAGGGATTTCACCCACCAAAGGAGATCAAGAGACTAGAAAACATTGAAAATGAGGAAGATTTAGAGTGA
- the glyS gene encoding glycine--tRNA ligase — protein MKFDKYEYLQDLMRRRGFAWGSFEIYGGARGFYDYGPLGATIKRKIEKKIREAFIREGFFEIETPDITPEQVFIASGHVEKFVDPLVECKKCGARFRADHLIEETLGIDVEGKSAEEMTKIIREHNIRCPECGGELSDVWYFNLMFETYIGPYKDKKAYLRPETAQGIFVNFKRLNAFARNKLPFGVFQIGKAYRNEISPRQGMIRLREFTQAEVEIFFNPNETEHPHFDEVKDEVLRLYPIEHQLKDLGMIELTAEEAVKKGYVMNTFFAYYMVMIKRILLDIGIPEDKIRFRQQLPEERAHYSADTWDAEIYSERFGWVECVGLAYRTDYDLSRHMKMSGADLTVMIHYDKPKIVKKLNVTLNMKKVGPKLKEKVKEINEKLKSMSQEELRKLVEELNANGKVIIEGHELEKEDLIIKEVEEKIQGEKIVPHVLEPSFGIDRPFYLLLENSLTVDEDGRVYLKIKKDMAPIEVAVLPLVAKEPLTTIAYEIYRNLQKEGFIVVYDEKDSIGKRYMRYDEIGTPYCVTVDNQTPEDGTVTIRDRDTREQIRVKIEEVPRKLKELIFG, from the coding sequence ATGAAGTTCGATAAATATGAGTACCTTCAGGATTTAATGAGAAGGAGAGGGTTTGCCTGGGGAAGCTTTGAGATATATGGAGGGGCGAGAGGATTTTACGATTATGGGCCACTAGGAGCGACAATAAAAAGGAAAATAGAGAAAAAGATTAGAGAGGCCTTTATTAGGGAAGGGTTCTTTGAGATTGAGACTCCAGATATAACCCCAGAGCAGGTGTTCATAGCCAGTGGCCACGTTGAGAAGTTTGTGGATCCGTTGGTAGAGTGTAAGAAGTGTGGGGCAAGGTTTAGGGCTGATCACCTTATAGAGGAAACTCTAGGAATTGACGTTGAAGGAAAGAGTGCTGAGGAGATGACGAAGATAATTAGAGAGCACAACATAAGATGTCCTGAGTGTGGAGGAGAGCTGAGTGACGTTTGGTATTTCAATTTGATGTTCGAAACATACATAGGGCCTTATAAGGATAAGAAAGCATATTTAAGGCCAGAAACGGCCCAGGGGATATTTGTGAACTTTAAGAGGTTAAATGCATTTGCTAGAAACAAGCTACCCTTTGGAGTTTTCCAGATAGGGAAGGCATATAGGAATGAAATATCGCCAAGACAGGGAATGATTAGGCTTAGAGAATTCACCCAGGCTGAGGTGGAGATATTTTTCAATCCTAACGAAACTGAGCATCCTCACTTTGATGAGGTTAAGGATGAAGTTCTGAGGTTATATCCAATAGAACACCAACTGAAAGACCTGGGAATGATTGAATTAACAGCTGAGGAGGCAGTGAAAAAAGGCTACGTCATGAACACCTTCTTTGCATATTACATGGTTATGATAAAGAGAATCCTGCTCGACATAGGAATTCCTGAGGACAAAATAAGGTTTAGGCAACAACTCCCAGAAGAGAGGGCCCACTACTCTGCCGACACCTGGGATGCTGAGATATACAGTGAGAGATTTGGATGGGTAGAGTGCGTTGGTTTAGCTTACAGAACTGATTATGACTTAAGTAGGCACATGAAAATGAGTGGAGCAGATTTGACCGTAATGATTCACTATGACAAGCCGAAGATAGTGAAAAAGTTAAACGTAACATTGAACATGAAGAAGGTTGGGCCAAAGTTAAAGGAGAAAGTGAAGGAGATAAATGAGAAGCTTAAATCAATGTCCCAGGAAGAGCTACGTAAGTTAGTTGAAGAGCTTAATGCAAATGGAAAGGTTATCATTGAGGGGCATGAGCTTGAGAAGGAAGACCTTATAATAAAAGAAGTAGAGGAGAAAATCCAAGGAGAAAAAATTGTTCCCCATGTTCTTGAGCCAAGTTTTGGAATTGACAGGCCATTCTATCTCCTCCTTGAGAACTCACTAACTGTTGACGAGGATGGGAGAGTTTACTTAAAGATAAAGAAGGACATGGCCCCAATTGAAGTAGCAGTTCTGCCTTTAGTTGCAAAGGAGCCTTTGACAACAATAGCTTATGAAATTTATAGGAACTTGCAGAAGGAAGGATTTATCGTAGTTTACGACGAAAAGGACAGTATAGGAAAGAGATATATGCGCTATGATGAAATCGGAACGCCCTACTGTGTGACTGTGGATAATCAAACGCCAGAAGATGGCACAGTCACAATAAGGGATAGGGACACCAGGGAGCAGATAAGGGTTAAGATCGAGGAAGTGCCAAGAAAATTAAAGGAGTTGATTTTTGGCTAA
- a CDS encoding tRNA lysidine(34) synthetase yields the protein MMEQVIKDVREFGEKTGIINKRVLVLYSGGIDSSVTLYVLKKAGFKVSALTFFHKWSWPEVLRWGMKFTKSLNVEHYLIDITDALLRRAVGRKGPICIHCKKVMLENAKWFALNNNFSYLAKGDNANDKIIGTLLDQCPGDIRLCEIPKIGIPIFRPLVKYKADFIQKLADEAKIKPYRMYEHGRRRQWREGCPLQYIDEEERITPELMDLAFRVNYEVSKIARKRKVRISVRVPSFEVMCWDCNDEVIEEVRKALASMGT from the coding sequence ATGATGGAACAGGTAATAAAAGACGTGAGGGAATTCGGCGAAAAAACTGGAATTATAAACAAGAGAGTACTTGTACTGTATTCTGGCGGAATAGACTCAAGTGTCACTCTCTACGTCTTAAAGAAGGCTGGGTTTAAAGTTTCTGCCCTAACTTTTTTCCATAAGTGGAGCTGGCCAGAGGTTTTGAGGTGGGGGATGAAATTTACAAAATCCCTTAATGTAGAACATTATCTCATTGACATTACCGATGCTCTATTAAGAAGGGCCGTTGGAAGAAAAGGACCAATCTGCATACACTGCAAAAAGGTAATGCTAGAAAACGCCAAATGGTTTGCACTCAACAACAACTTTTCCTATCTAGCAAAGGGTGATAATGCAAATGATAAAATAATTGGAACCCTTCTGGACCAATGCCCAGGAGACATAAGACTCTGCGAAATTCCAAAGATTGGAATTCCTATATTTAGACCACTAGTAAAATACAAGGCTGATTTTATTCAGAAACTTGCAGACGAAGCTAAGATAAAGCCCTACAGAATGTATGAGCATGGAAGGAGAAGACAGTGGCGAGAAGGATGTCCTCTCCAATACATTGACGAAGAGGAAAGAATAACTCCAGAGCTCATGGATTTAGCATTTAGGGTAAATTATGAAGTGAGCAAAATAGCAAGAAAGAGAAAAGTGAGGATTAGTGTAAGAGTTCCCAGCTTTGAGGTTATGTGTTGGGATTGCAATGATGAGGTAATAGAAGAGGTAAGAAAAGCTCTTGCTAGTATGGGAACATAA
- a CDS encoding stage II sporulation protein M, whose amino-acid sequence MNVKKVFVILISVFLFGTFVGALIGYYNPKVSEEAVRGIKEILGGGNNFLLNSPFKMFVFIFLNNTRVAILSALLGIAFGIVPLLIMFFNGLVVGVVVVHVSRSLPITKVLLSIVPHGIIEIPALALAGTAGILWFSEILHGKGSFGARVQIGFKKMLRILGISIVLLLIAAFIEAFITPKLAGL is encoded by the coding sequence ATGAATGTTAAAAAAGTCTTTGTAATTCTAATTTCTGTATTTCTATTTGGAACCTTTGTTGGGGCACTCATTGGCTACTACAATCCAAAGGTAAGTGAGGAAGCTGTTAGAGGAATTAAAGAGATTTTGGGTGGGGGAAATAACTTCCTATTAAACTCTCCATTCAAGATGTTTGTGTTTATATTCCTAAACAACACCAGAGTGGCTATTCTTTCTGCACTTCTGGGAATAGCATTTGGTATAGTGCCACTTCTGATAATGTTCTTTAATGGTTTAGTAGTTGGGGTTGTAGTTGTCCATGTATCTCGTTCACTCCCAATAACAAAGGTTTTGCTTTCGATAGTTCCTCACGGGATAATAGAAATTCCTGCCCTAGCTTTGGCTGGAACAGCGGGTATTCTCTGGTTTTCAGAAATTCTACACGGAAAGGGTAGCTTCGGGGCAAGAGTTCAAATAGGATTTAAAAAAATGCTACGGATCCTGGGAATCTCAATAGTTCTTCTCCTTATAGCTGCTTTTATAGAGGCCTTCATAACTCCCAAGCTCGCTGGACTCTAG
- a CDS encoding pyruvoyl-dependent arginine decarboxylase, translating to MSWITPKKAIMLAAAAEGGTKLNAFDNALLKMGIGNVNLVKLSSVIPAHIEWLDELPKNIPIGMLLPTVYTHIESDEPGSTISAALGIGLSEGNEGGLIYEYSGYCKKEEAEEMVKKMVEEGFRVRGWKLKEIKIVSAEITVKDKPAAAVAAVVMFPY from the coding sequence ATGAGCTGGATAACTCCTAAAAAGGCCATAATGCTTGCAGCGGCAGCTGAAGGCGGGACAAAGCTTAATGCTTTCGATAATGCTCTATTAAAGATGGGAATTGGAAATGTGAACCTAGTAAAGCTCAGCAGTGTTATACCGGCTCATATAGAGTGGCTGGATGAGTTGCCAAAGAACATTCCTATAGGGATGTTGTTACCAACAGTCTACACCCACATAGAGAGCGATGAGCCAGGTTCAACGATAAGCGCAGCTTTAGGTATTGGGCTTAGCGAAGGCAATGAAGGTGGGCTAATCTATGAATATTCAGGATACTGCAAGAAGGAAGAGGCTGAGGAAATGGTTAAGAAGATGGTTGAGGAAGGTTTTAGGGTTAGAGGATGGAAACTCAAGGAAATAAAGATAGTCTCCGCTGAAATAACGGTTAAGGACAAGCCAGCGGCTGCAGTTGCTGCAGTAGTTATGTTCCCATACTAG
- a CDS encoding radical SAM protein gives MIRLKLPNSYFEEHDDIIRLVWRRTLIADYEKKELERAIKRKFRISPEIKVEEGYLIINTDNEEVEKFVAFFIQNYLGDRLRNRFTRRKIVYIHEGMNVPLLGYNAFGLIDRGTNLIQVRGSTGCNLSCIFCSVDEGPYSRTRNLDFVVDVDYLMKWFDWVAKEKGKGLEAHLDAQGEPLLYPYIVELVQELRSHPHVSVISMQSNGVLLDEKLVEELAEAGLDRVNLSIHSLDPEKAKMLMGMKNYDLNHVLEMAEALVNAGIDVLIAPVIIFGINDNEAEAFIEFARRIGAGKRWPALGFQNYVPYKFGRNPVIAKPVPFKEFYEWLRMLEEKTGMRPLVLKPHHFGMHPRPFIPLAFKRGEVVKAEVVLPGRMEGEMLAKARNRLIQVINTQAKVGDKIKVRIVRTRHGIYVGTQV, from the coding sequence ATGATAAGACTCAAACTCCCAAACTCATACTTTGAAGAGCATGATGACATAATAAGGCTAGTTTGGAGAAGGACTTTAATAGCGGACTATGAAAAGAAAGAACTTGAAAGGGCAATAAAGAGAAAATTCAGGATTTCTCCAGAAATAAAAGTCGAAGAGGGCTACCTAATCATAAACACTGACAATGAAGAAGTTGAGAAATTTGTAGCATTCTTTATTCAAAACTACCTTGGAGATAGATTAAGGAATAGATTTACCAGAAGGAAAATCGTATACATACACGAAGGAATGAATGTTCCCTTGCTAGGCTACAACGCATTTGGATTAATAGACAGGGGAACTAATTTAATTCAGGTTAGAGGCTCCACTGGATGCAACTTAAGTTGTATATTTTGTTCTGTAGACGAGGGGCCTTATTCGAGAACGAGAAACTTAGACTTTGTTGTTGACGTTGATTATTTAATGAAATGGTTTGATTGGGTTGCAAAGGAGAAAGGAAAGGGACTGGAGGCTCATCTAGACGCTCAAGGTGAACCACTCCTTTATCCCTATATAGTGGAGCTCGTCCAAGAGCTAAGATCTCATCCTCACGTCTCTGTAATATCAATGCAGAGCAATGGTGTTCTCTTGGATGAGAAGCTTGTAGAGGAGCTCGCAGAAGCTGGTTTAGATAGAGTAAACTTATCAATTCACTCTTTAGATCCAGAAAAGGCAAAGATGCTAATGGGGATGAAAAATTACGACTTAAATCATGTTCTAGAAATGGCCGAAGCTTTGGTTAATGCTGGAATAGATGTCCTAATAGCTCCAGTAATAATATTTGGAATTAATGATAACGAAGCTGAAGCTTTTATTGAGTTTGCTAGAAGGATAGGGGCTGGAAAAAGATGGCCCGCCCTGGGCTTTCAAAACTACGTCCCTTATAAGTTCGGAAGAAATCCTGTTATAGCAAAACCAGTCCCCTTCAAAGAATTCTATGAGTGGCTAAGAATGCTTGAGGAGAAAACGGGAATGAGACCTTTAGTTCTAAAGCCTCATCATTTCGGCATGCATCCTAGGCCTTTCATTCCCTTAGCCTTTAAGAGGGGAGAAGTAGTTAAAGCTGAAGTCGTCCTTCCTGGGAGGATGGAGGGAGAAATGCTCGCCAAAGCTAGGAATAGGTTAATTCAAGTAATTAACACTCAGGCAAAGGTTGGAGACAAGATAAAGGTCAGAATTGTGAGGACAAGGCATGGAATTTATGTCGGAACGCAGGTTTAG
- a CDS encoding metallophosphoesterase family protein gives MPIALISDIHSNLEALKAVWKEIKDVDFVVCLGDLVGYGASPNEVVEFIREKSKKKNILCIRGNHDNAIAFGIDWGFNPYAREAVRWHQRVMTIENLEFLRKLPVKLFFEYEGRSYHMVHGSPRAPLDEYLFPWLPDSEFSDCLKYIKEDDLLVGHTHIPMLKIIGRRRVINPGGVGQPRDGDWRASYAIIYENGEVEFFRVEYDVETAARKIIKAGLPPFLAERLFEGV, from the coding sequence ATGCCTATTGCCCTCATTTCTGATATTCACTCGAACTTGGAAGCCCTAAAAGCCGTTTGGAAAGAAATTAAAGACGTTGATTTTGTGGTTTGTCTTGGTGATTTAGTAGGCTATGGAGCAAGTCCAAACGAGGTTGTTGAGTTCATTAGAGAAAAATCCAAGAAAAAGAACATCCTATGCATTAGGGGCAACCACGATAATGCCATTGCATTTGGAATTGATTGGGGTTTTAATCCCTATGCCAGGGAAGCGGTGAGATGGCATCAGAGGGTTATGACTATAGAAAACCTAGAATTTTTAAGAAAATTACCCGTAAAGTTGTTTTTTGAATACGAAGGAAGAAGTTACCACATGGTTCACGGCTCTCCAAGGGCGCCTCTCGACGAATACTTATTCCCATGGCTCCCAGATTCCGAATTTTCCGATTGTTTAAAGTATATAAAAGAAGATGACCTGCTTGTAGGACATACTCATATTCCAATGCTTAAAATAATTGGAAGGAGGAGAGTTATAAACCCAGGTGGAGTGGGGCAGCCGAGAGATGGAGATTGGAGGGCTAGCTATGCAATAATCTATGAAAATGGAGAAGTGGAGTTCTTTAGAGTTGAATACGACGTTGAAACTGCAGCAAGAAAAATTATAAAAGCAGGGTTACCACCATTTTTAGCCGAAAGATTATTCGAGGGAGTTTAG
- a CDS encoding DUF402 domain-containing protein, translated as MRKIRLVYRRFPNRVIMREDEVIEDFGDVIVAKSEFTGMLAPLRVNGVEVINNGYKMVYFAFIGRDFDVLKIYDPSGNFKGLYVDVLDYTRREGNTVEILDLFLDIFIFPEGEYYLLDEDELEMAFNYGIISREKLLKAYDTAERIIGQIKRGKFPPKIVWEYSL; from the coding sequence ATGAGAAAAATTCGTCTGGTATATAGGAGGTTCCCAAACAGAGTTATTATGAGAGAAGATGAAGTAATTGAAGACTTCGGTGACGTTATAGTGGCAAAATCAGAATTCACTGGCATGTTGGCTCCTCTAAGGGTTAATGGAGTTGAAGTTATTAATAACGGATACAAGATGGTATATTTTGCCTTTATTGGGCGAGATTTTGACGTTTTGAAAATTTATGATCCCAGTGGCAATTTTAAAGGTTTATATGTGGATGTTTTAGACTATACAAGGAGAGAAGGAAACACAGTTGAGATTCTGGATTTATTCTTGGATATTTTTATATTCCCAGAGGGAGAATATTATTTGCTTGACGAAGATGAACTAGAGATGGCTTTTAATTATGGGATAATCTCTAGAGAAAAGTTACTCAAGGCTTATGATACTGCAGAAAGAATTATAGGTCAAATAAAAAGAGGAAAATTCCCCCCTAAAATTGTTTGGGAGTATTCACTCTAA
- a CDS encoding DUF998 domain-containing protein, producing the protein MKHLKWLGFIGGIVYWLFVSWSIHYNPWFSFFENVLSDLGDPAKATPPRIYNYGLIVTSPFVLAFSIYLISTAENKIQTVGGAYLSISSLFLALIGIFHGGTRPHVFVSTYFFVQFFLGMLIYGLGSKTDIRLTSIIIFILALLGIFIPWPSVALEETYEIVLIMLFTLFVAVRG; encoded by the coding sequence ATGAAGCACCTTAAATGGTTAGGATTCATTGGTGGTATTGTCTATTGGCTTTTTGTATCTTGGAGTATTCACTATAATCCATGGTTCTCATTCTTTGAAAATGTCCTTAGTGACCTAGGAGATCCTGCAAAAGCTACCCCTCCAAGGATATATAATTACGGATTGATAGTAACATCTCCATTTGTTTTAGCATTTTCAATATACCTCATATCAACTGCAGAAAATAAAATTCAGACCGTTGGAGGAGCATACCTAAGTATATCCTCGCTGTTTCTAGCTCTCATAGGAATCTTTCACGGAGGAACAAGACCTCATGTTTTTGTCTCGACATATTTCTTTGTACAGTTCTTTCTTGGAATGTTAATCTATGGGTTAGGGAGCAAGACAGATATACGCTTAACTTCCATTATAATATTTATCCTTGCCCTCCTGGGAATTTTCATCCCCTGGCCCTCTGTAGCATTAGAAGAGACTTACGAAATAGTCTTAATAATGTTGTTTACACTCTTCGTAGCAGTAAGAGGATGA
- a CDS encoding DUF354 domain-containing protein, giving the protein MKVWIDIMNAPHAHFFKGVIRELEKRGFDVLVTTREFDGLTQILDMLGIEYIVIGKHGGATLEGKLLASAERVYKLSKLIIEEKPDIAIYKNNPEAPRIAFGLRIPSIGFVDNETAVPQNKLMFPFTTRLLYPSPISVYDLLKCGADLDSLRPVNGIAEIANVYGFIPSEDPLKELGLKKYSYIVMRPEPIKANYFNGDKERSILEDIIPLLPDIPIVLFPRTEEQGRIFEKFDNVIIPSKVLDTHSLLYYAKLMIGAGGTMNREALVLGTPAISTYPGKLLAVTKWLIKKGVLFHSTNPIEVATKTWEIIRKNTTYRRFIRETMASMENPVDAILDEVEKVLESSELGSYEGLYKSSYKEKNY; this is encoded by the coding sequence ATGAAGGTGTGGATAGATATAATGAATGCCCCTCATGCTCATTTTTTCAAAGGTGTAATTAGGGAATTGGAAAAGAGAGGATTTGACGTGCTAGTCACAACTAGGGAATTTGATGGTCTAACTCAAATACTTGACATGCTTGGGATAGAATACATAGTAATTGGAAAGCATGGAGGAGCCACACTCGAGGGAAAACTGCTAGCTAGCGCTGAAAGAGTATACAAGCTCTCAAAGCTAATTATAGAGGAAAAACCAGATATTGCAATTTATAAGAACAATCCTGAGGCTCCTAGAATTGCATTTGGTCTTAGGATTCCCTCCATAGGATTCGTTGATAATGAAACTGCAGTTCCTCAAAACAAGCTCATGTTCCCATTCACAACTAGACTCCTTTATCCTTCCCCAATTAGTGTCTATGATCTGCTAAAATGCGGAGCTGATTTAGATTCCCTAAGACCCGTAAATGGAATAGCCGAGATAGCTAACGTTTACGGTTTTATTCCAAGTGAAGATCCTCTAAAGGAGCTTGGCCTTAAGAAATACTCATATATAGTTATGAGACCAGAGCCAATTAAGGCTAATTACTTTAATGGGGATAAAGAGAGAAGCATTTTGGAAGATATAATACCTCTTCTTCCAGATATCCCAATCGTTCTCTTCCCAAGGACAGAAGAACAAGGGAGAATATTTGAAAAATTTGATAATGTGATAATTCCCTCAAAAGTTCTAGATACGCACAGCCTCCTTTACTATGCAAAGTTGATGATTGGAGCTGGAGGAACTATGAATAGAGAAGCATTGGTTTTAGGAACTCCAGCAATTTCAACTTATCCTGGGAAGCTATTGGCAGTGACCAAGTGGCTAATTAAGAAAGGAGTACTTTTCCACTCAACAAACCCCATAGAAGTTGCAACAAAGACCTGGGAAATAATTAGGAAAAACACAACCTACAGGAGGTTCATAAGAGAAACAATGGCATCAATGGAAAACCCTGTCGATGCAATACTAGATGAGGTAGAAAAAGTTCTAGAGTCCAGCGAGCTTGGGAGTTATGAAGGCCTCTATAAAAGCAGCTATAAGGAGAAGAACTATTGA